The following DNA comes from Henckelia pumila isolate YLH828 unplaced genomic scaffold, ASM3356847v2 CTG_461:::fragment_3, whole genome shotgun sequence.
ATGAGAGTATCGctaatacatatttttagtATTAGCTTTGTAATACGTTTCTTTatcttttgaaaaaatataatctAATAGTAACATTAAGAAATGATTAACATAATAAAGCACATTTAATGTATAAAAATTACATGTATCAGTATATCTTCGAATTTTTCCATCGATTCCTCCAACGATTGGGACTGTTAACTTGTAGATCCAGCCATCCAGGTAACTGCACTCTGCTAGTCTCTCCATTTTCTCTTGTTTTTCAACTAACATTCCTGTTACGATTTCAGGCACAATTTTCAGTGAACAATGGAGAAATTCCGCCACTGGAGCAGCGATTCGGGCAGCGGTTCGCCGGTGCACGGGAATCACGCGCGGTCATCGTCCGGCAGCGGCATTTCGAATTTCAAGCGCACTCAGAACTATGCCGCTAAAGCCGCGGCTCAGAGGCTGGCTCAGGTCATGGCTTCGCAATCCGCCGCTGGCAATGAAGACGATGAGGATGACGACGGCGAGGATGACAATGACGGAGGTTTAGGACTACGATTCAATCCTCCTCTTCCCTTGTCTCTCTCCAGGCCGCCTATCAAAGCTAACGGCCTTAATAACGTCGGTAGTAGCGTTAAGCCTGCGGTCCAGTCTCCTAAGATTAGTAGATCTTCTTCTGATGCGGTAATTTTACATACTTCTTGCTTGTTTGCGCTAATGCGGTTTCATTttgctgttttttttttcatgtaaaGAAAGATTTCGATGTTTTGTGGTGTAGCTGGTGATTTTGCATTTAGTTCTCAGCCAAGACAATCTTAGTGCTTTTTATGTTGAATTTGATTTGGCAGCTCAATTACATGTTTGACCAAGGAGTTCAGCTGTCACGTTTCGTCTCTTTCTGTGGTTATATTTCGCTTGCATTCCAAAAGTCCTTCAAATTATAACCAATTTTGTGAGCAAGGAACACGCCATTAAACTCAATTATCGAAAAATTTGAATTTCCGTGTAGCTCTTTTATATATTTTCTTCTGCTAAATCTTCATCCAAGTAGAGGAGTTAAGGATCACCTAACTGTTCTCTGGTTCGAGCTCATTGCTGTAGTTATAGGCATATAGTGCCTGAATCCTGATAGGTGACAGTGAATTTATTCCTTTGAAACCATAGAATTGAGATTTTGTtgtgatttattatttatttcagCACGTTGAATGAGGTGTGCTTGTTCAAGCAAGGTTGCATAGCCTGAAGGTTAATTTTGGTTCTCCTTTCCTTGAGATTTTGTTGTGCTTTATGATTTATTTCAGCATGTTCAATGGGTGTGCTTGTTTAAGCGAGGTTGCATGGCCTGAATGTTAATTTTGgttctcctttccttttctTATCCTTTTATATCTTTAATTTTATTAGGTTAATCGCAACTTACTGGATGAAGTCCCTCCAGCTCGCTCAACATCTACAGGACGACCATCGATTTCAGTTGGCAATACGCACTCTGTCCCACCTAGTAGACCACAACTGAAAATTCCTGAGCCTATTCCACCGATTGATCCCCCTTCCCACCGGCAAAGAGAAAAAAGGTCTATGCTTAGGCATTTTTCAATCTTTCTAAGATCAAATAAGTACAGTGAGTGGCTTTATTGTTTGAATTCTTGGGTTCATCGGCTTTATGATAATATGATGATAGTGTGCACATGCATCTTAGTTCTAGAAGTCCAATTTCTCTCTATTTGCGCATGAGCTTCCTTTCATAATGATAGATGTTGCCAAAGCTTGGATACATGACGATATTATACGATTGCATTTGTACATTCTATTACATATGAATTTAAAGGTACCTACGTGAAATGCAGGTTCGCACCAGAGTTAGGGCAGATAAACTTAAAAGATGCAGGAGATAAGCATGCTTCTTCTGCCCTACACGATGaagtatgttttttttttttttggtttgccCAAAGTTTGAACATTTGAGAATTCTGcagtccaaataaaatttttttatttctctaTAGATGGCAATTATCTTGTCCCTTTGAAGCTAGTTTGAACTATTTGAGAATTCTGCAGTCCAAATAAAACTTTTTATTCTCTATAGATGGCATTTATGTTGTCCCTTTGAAGCTAATATCTACTTATTTAACAGCTTGATATGCTACAAGAAGAAAACGAGAATATTCTAGAAAAGGTCTGTTTAACTTTTAACCCAAACATCCTTCTGCACATTATGGATTTATTGTCTCTGTGGCCTATGTATTGAGGCTCATTCTTGGTGTTTATGACTGATGTTGCAGCTCCGGTTTGCAGAGGAGAGTTGCGACGAAGCTGAAGCCAGAGTTAGGGAGCTTGAGAAACAGGTCAATACATTCTCCTCATGTGCATGTAGAAGGTTCCATAAGTTTTTACTAAATCATATCATAATTTAAACAACTTTGGAGCCTGTATTTTAGTgcttttggagttttgatggttatTTTATCTGTGGTTCAATTGTATATTTGTATGCTCTTGTTCATAGCCTGAAAATGCAAGCAATTTGATTTTCTGATTCAGTGAGTCTCGTGTGTAGCTATTAGACTCTTAcgaaatattcaaaacatgtcTCTGGCATATAAATATGCTTTTCATTGCTTGGTCCGATGCAACTTAACTGATATCTGGTTCCACATTACTAACGGTATGTCGAAACTCCAAATTCAGCTTCCTTATCCTTTCGAGACACTTCTTTACAACTGGTTTGTTGACTGACCTCTTTCTCTTTGACACTGTTTGCCTTCTACCTTCTGATGGTAATTTGATGTTATTTAAACTCCAAATTATGAGGGAAGCTGAGTGGATTACACTTGTTGTACAATTGCATAGAGTGTATGACAAGGCAAATGAATCATAGTTACCAATTTCAGTAACCAGCTTCAATTTGAATTCAACTTGAAGGCATTCTAAAAATCCTACAGGTAGCCGCTCTTGGAGAAGGGGTTTCTTTAGAAGCTAAGCTTTTGAGCAGGTAAAGAAATTTACGAAGACCTCCACCCTGGCTCCTAAGTTCAAATTTTGACAGCTGTTTTCTAAGTATCATATCAATAATTTCAGGAAAGAAGCGGCACTACGCCAACGAGAGGTACTCTTGATAcctaaccccccccccccccccccccaaccaTAAAACAATATATGTATTCTGAACCAGTGGAttgaaattaaaagaaaaaaaaaaaccagtgGATTGATCTGGCAACAAGATTGCATAACTTTGCGTCttatttttttctaattatGGTAAATGTTTGTTTTACAGACTGCACTTAAAGAGGCGAAGCTTGCAAAGGATGGAATAGATGTAGAATTGGCATCTCTGCGATCTGATGTTAAGGTGAGTAGTATCACATTTTACTAGTTTATTTTGACTTAACCAACATATTTCTAAAACGATATATGTTTTGGTTGAATAAGATTGCAAAAGATGAGGCTGTCGTTGCcattgatcaactacatggaaTGGAGTCTGAACTTAAATCTCTCCGCTCCATGACTCAAAGAATGGTTTTGACTCAACATGAAATGGTAGGTGGCTGTTGTAGAATATTGCTTTGCAGTTAATCGTCTGAAGTTTCTTTTCTGGACTTTTTTTTTGCAGGAAGAAGTTGTACTTAAAAGGTGTTGGCTTGCGAGATACTGGGGCTTAGCTGCTAGCCTTGGTAATCAATATCTTCACTATCATTCATTCATTTGCTATTACATAGTTAATCTTTTACTTTTGGTGGCCTTATTGGCTGATTGAAATAATTAACATATAAAATCTTGTGTATCTCGTTTTGGTCAATGCTTATATTAACATTCGTCGGGTACGATTGCTTGAAATGCGCATACCAACCTGTACCTAATGGCTAACAAACTGCATGCTGAACTTGAAGTTGTGGACTCCATGTTGTCATATTATTACTTTAGTGTAACAATGAAAAAATACGTTTGACATGCAGCCTTTCAAATATCACCAAATAAAAAATCTCCTTTGTGCAAGATTTTAGCTCGAATTAATTAAGACTGTTAAAATAAACCTCTTTTCTTTGCTGAGGCCTATTTGAATATATAGTCTTATTTTATGCCCAGGTCGTTTAAGTCATGCTTAATTACAGCATGCCTGATTAATTCAGGGCTCCGTCTCATTCTCTTAGATCATAAATTACATTATAAAGAAATGTCTTGGGTGTTCCTAATCATCATCATTGAAATCTTATGATTTCTTGCTCATATATAAAGTTCTGATCTCTCGCATCTAGTGTGCAGAAAATCCATGGGCGGACAGTCcctacgaaaaaaaaaaattagaaactgCTAAAATACACTACCATGTTTTTAGCACTCACCCACGGATTTCCTGCACACTAAGGTGCGGGGATCAAAACTatgtatgtgtgtatatatattgcGGAGGATCAAAACTGTgtgggtgtgtgtgtgtgtgtgtgtgtgtgtgtagtaTAGTTCTTTAGATTAGAGCAATAATCTGATTATGTTTTTCAGATATTAGTTCTCATTGTAATTTCACTGTCCTATTAGGTATTTGTGCAGATGTAGCTGTGTCAAAGCATGAGTACTGGTCATCTTTAGCACCTCTTCCTTTGGAAGTTGTTCTATCTGCTGGACAGAAGGCTAaggaagaattttcagaaagaGGTTAGTTTTCCATTGTTGGTTGTATCTCTTACCCTGAAAGACTCGACCCTAAAACAATTCCTTTGCTATATCTCACTGCTTTTGATATATAGTGATGATTCCTCTCTGTGTTTTGCAGGTGATAATAATCCACAAAGGGGAAAAATTGATGAGGACTTAAATGATCTCTCTGGGGAAGGAAACATCGAGAGCATGCTAACGGTTGAAATGGGCTTAAAAGAacttgcttccttgaaggtttTCCTTGCTGGTTTATTGACATTTCGCTGGCCATGTCGATTTCTTCTAATTTTATGGGGAATTGTATCATAAAGTTTTTCATTTTAAAGAAACTCAAACTGCCTTCCATTTAAATGTTGTCTAATATTAATTTATCTCAAGTACTGGACTAAACTTCTTGTGTTATCGTTTCACTTTGTTTTTAGGGAATTTATGGAATTATTTCACttgtccttttttttttctttttcgttTTAAACATTATATTTTTCTGTTATTAAGGTTGAAGAATCCATTGCCCTTGCTTTGGTTCAACAACGCCGCCCGAACTCTGCCAGAACGTCAATATCAGGTTTATTTTTAACATTTTGCAGTAATAATTAGTTTGAGGGATGACAATGTTTTTAACTTTTCTGAAGGATTTTGACCGCCAGTGCATGTATGTCTGGGTAGGAAGGATTTTGGCCAAAGAACTGTACTAATTATTACCTTCACTGATTGTTGTTTTAAAGAGTGATGAACCAATTCTTTGATTGATTACTTTCTGAAGTCGCTTTGAGTAGTTTTGAAATAACATAAGAATTATGAGTTTTCATTTTGCAATACTTTTACATGCTAGCAGATTTCAAGTCACCAAGTGATCCGAAGTACGTGGAAGCATTTGGTAAGTATAAGTGTCTTAATCTGTGTTCTCTTATTCAGTTGGATAAATTTTTTGTAATGTTATTAGTTAagggattttctaaaatgatcTTATTGCATTTAGTGTTTATGATGCATGAAAGAGTATGGTTTCTGTTCACCATTTTTCATTTGTTCATTTTTCCAATATTACAGCTGACAGTGGTTTAATTAAAGTTGCTCTGCTACTTTGGATGATGTATCTGATAAATTTGATACTTGGATTTTTCGTTTTCTAAAGATGGCTGACTCCATCTTTTCCTCCAAATCCCTTCAtctataatttaattttcttgatAGTGGTTTATAATAATCCCCTACAGTGAACTAACAGAAAATCGTTTTTCCTCGCCACCGTAAGTGGTCAAAAATAGCATCTTTAAGGTAGGTAAATTTCAAATCTTTGGGATCAAATGTTTAATGAATGTATTAAACTGTGGATCTGTAATTGCTTTAATGtgcatctattttttttttcttactcagTGCGAAAAACTGCCAATGCCCTTTGTCATATGAGactgattacagaaatattttaaactctACGCGTTCATGTTTCTGTTTGTTTGCAGAACTCAGCCCAGAGGAATCTGAGGATGTCCTCTTCAAAGAGGTGCATTATTTTGCATTCAGTTCTTCTAGTTTTAGTGTGATCTGatggtatttttaaaaaaaaatcacggAAGGCACTTTCAACCTACTTGCATCTGTTTTTCTTACCGTTATTTTTTGGTAACCAAGGTAAATTAGTTGCTATTAGTGATGTCTGTGAATCCATTTATTGAAAAGACAACATTGCACCCTAGCTTTTATTGCATGTGTCACACTCTTTTTGGCAAGGAAACACAGAGATGTTGGAAAAAGGAAGGATTAAAGGCAATAATTATGTGATACTGCGCCTAACTCCTATTAAAAAAATGTAATAATGTTCCTAATGTGATGCATTTATTGGTCGAGGGAGTAAAGGGGAGAAAATGAAAAGTTTGAGGATTACTACAGCATTAGTAATTTTACCAGAAATTTAAACCATGTTCTCCAAcaaatttatgtttatttttcatGTATCATGCTGATTTATAATTCCAATCAACGGTGTCCACAACATTATCTTTCCTCAATGTAGGCTTGGCTTACATACTTTTGGagaaaatctaaaatttatggTATAGAGGAAGAAATAGCCAAGTCAAGACTTAAATTTTGGATCAGCCGAAGTGGACAATCTCCTATGTCGCATGACGCGGTTGATGGTGAGTCCTGTAGTTTTGGAATTTCTCAATTGAACATGTATTTAAGTAACATAGTGTTTGTACCAGTTCATAAGAAATATCAATGCACATATGCCTGGCATAGTGCTTGTACTAATTCGTATGAAAATATCTATGCACATATGTGTTgcgtatattttttaaaatcagaaTTTTCATTTTGTCATCATTAGGATACCATGATTAAATTGCAGACAAATGCTCGACAAATGAAAGTCGTGCAAGGATTTACACCGTAGCAAGATATGTCTGTTTTGACTTCAGCAATGCTAAAAAAACTGTGATTTTAAACTTCAATTATACTAAACTTCAATTATAGTCATTATGGATGCGATGTGTTGACATGCATTACTCCAAATTCAATAAAAGCCTACTAATGTTATCTAGCTTGACATACTTGTGAGGTGAGTAGATTTGTTAGAGGTCATTCTAATAGATGGTTTTTGAGTTGCATTCTGATTGACTGCAACTTGATGATCTCTGCTctgaagcatgaattattttgTAGATGCTTGTAACTTTTAAGCATAGTGGCCAATCGTAGTTCTTATGAGCTTGTAATTCCTGATGGTTGAATTAATTTCAATACAATTAATATCAATTCAATGCTCAATTGTCTACTGCTTACTGCTTCAAAATAATTGAGGATGTCATTTATTGTTTCAGTTGAGCAAGGTTTGATAGAACTAAGAAAACTGGGAATCGAGCAAAGGCTCTGGGAGGCATCACGCAAAGAAATTGACATGGGAGCATCCATTGGTGGACGCAGCTCTGTTGCACGGTCTTAAGAATTCTACTTGATAATTCTTCTCCCAAGATTCAGGAAAATATACTTTTTACTCAATTACACGTGCATTATTAACCATATGATATTTAGCCTTACTAAAGTATTTAATTTAGCTATTGATAGATAAAGTGTAGATCCTTGT
Coding sequences within:
- the LOC140871397 gene encoding coiled-coil domain-containing protein SCD2 encodes the protein MEKFRHWSSDSGSGSPVHGNHARSSSGSGISNFKRTQNYAAKAAAQRLAQVMASQSAAGNEDDEDDDGEDDNDGGLGLRFNPPLPLSLSRPPIKANGLNNVGSSVKPAVQSPKISRSSSDAVNRNLLDEVPPARSTSTGRPSISVGNTHSVPPSRPQLKIPEPIPPIDPPSHRQREKRFAPELGQINLKDAGDKHASSALHDELDMLQEENENILEKLRFAEESCDEAEARVRELEKQVAALGEGVSLEAKLLSRKEAALRQRETALKEAKLAKDGIDVELASLRSDVKIAKDEAVVAIDQLHGMESELKSLRSMTQRMVLTQHEMEEVVLKRCWLARYWGLAASLGICADVAVSKHEYWSSLAPLPLEVVLSAGQKAKEEFSERGDNNPQRGKIDEDLNDLSGEGNIESMLTVEMGLKELASLKVEESIALALVQQRRPNSARTSISDFKSPSDPKYVEAFELSPEESEDVLFKEAWLTYFWRKSKIYGIEEEIAKSRLKFWISRSGQSPMSHDAVDVEQGLIELRKLGIEQRLWEASRKEIDMGASIGGRSSVARS